A portion of the Desulfurobacterium atlanticum genome contains these proteins:
- a CDS encoding sulfide-dependent adenosine diphosphate thiazole synthase — translation MELSEVVISRAIVERFMNKLLSNLKVDVAIVGGGPSGLVAAYYLAKEGFKVSLFERKLSIGGGMWGGAMLFNEIVVQEMGREILDEFDVGYEKFQEGYYTTDSVEAVTTIASKAVKAGAKVFNGVTVEDVVLKKENGDYRVCGLVINWTPVEITGMHVDPLTIESKFVIDATGHDAYVVSTLQKKAGIRLDTKTGCVVGEKPLWASVGEEDTVKNSREVYPGIYVSGMAANAVCGSHRMGPVFGGMLMSGKKIAKEIAERLKHNVEE, via the coding sequence ATGGAACTAAGTGAAGTAGTAATTTCAAGGGCAATCGTAGAAAGGTTCATGAACAAACTCCTCTCAAACCTAAAAGTGGATGTTGCAATTGTTGGTGGTGGACCATCTGGACTTGTAGCAGCATATTATCTTGCCAAAGAAGGCTTTAAAGTTTCCCTTTTTGAAAGAAAGCTCTCTATCGGCGGCGGAATGTGGGGCGGTGCAATGCTCTTTAACGAAATCGTTGTTCAGGAGATGGGAAGAGAAATCCTTGATGAGTTTGATGTTGGATATGAGAAATTTCAGGAAGGATACTATACGACAGATTCAGTAGAAGCTGTAACAACAATAGCTTCAAAAGCTGTAAAGGCAGGAGCGAAAGTATTTAATGGAGTAACCGTAGAAGATGTTGTTCTTAAAAAAGAGAATGGAGATTACAGAGTTTGCGGTCTTGTTATCAACTGGACTCCTGTAGAGATAACAGGTATGCATGTTGATCCTCTAACAATAGAATCAAAATTTGTGATAGATGCTACAGGGCATGATGCGTATGTGGTTTCCACACTTCAGAAAAAGGCTGGCATAAGACTTGACACAAAAACAGGATGCGTGGTTGGAGAAAAGCCGCTCTGGGCAAGTGTTGGTGAAGAAGATACCGTCAAAAACAGTCGGGAAGTGTATCCTGGAATCTATGTAAGCGGGATGGCGGCAAATGCCGTTTGCGGTTCTCACAGAATGGGACCGGTGTTTGGTGGAATGCTTATGTCAGGTAAGAAAATAGCCAAAGAGATAGCTGAAAGGTTAAAGCATAATGTGGAGGAATAA
- the hpf gene encoding ribosome hibernation-promoting factor, HPF/YfiA family, with amino-acid sequence MATLKLNIIGKDLDLTDALKSIINEKFGKLEKYLGSAKEEVFADVIVSKEKYRASVEIVIYNIFDHTIRIKKETDDLYTSIDEVVDAAEKQLRRLKDKVQNKRHNREGIKEFSLIEEETTEKPIRIVEVEPELYKPITVEDAAVKLLSSNREFVVFCNAKTKKAAVLYKRKDGNLGLIEIPPCV; translated from the coding sequence ATGGCTACCTTAAAGCTTAATATTATCGGAAAAGACCTTGACCTGACAGATGCTCTAAAATCCATAATCAACGAGAAATTCGGGAAACTTGAAAAGTATCTTGGAAGTGCAAAAGAAGAAGTTTTTGCAGATGTAATCGTATCTAAAGAAAAATACAGAGCTTCTGTAGAAATAGTAATCTATAACATTTTTGACCATACAATCAGGATAAAGAAAGAAACAGATGACCTTTACACATCCATAGACGAAGTAGTTGACGCAGCAGAAAAACAGTTAAGAAGATTGAAAGATAAAGTTCAAAATAAAAGACACAACAGAGAAGGTATAAAAGAGTTTTCTCTCATAGAAGAGGAAACAACTGAAAAACCTATTAGAATTGTAGAAGTAGAGCCCGAGCTCTATAAACCTATTACCGTTGAAGATGCTGCCGTTAAGCTTTTAAGTTCAAATAGAGAATTTGTTGTTTTCTGTAACGCAAAAACAAAAAAAGCAGCAGTGCTTTATAAACGTAAAGACGGCAACTTGGGACTTATAGAAATTCCTCCGTGTGTATAA
- a CDS encoding DUF814 domain-containing protein: MKKAYLLFSGGLDSIIAAKLLRNAGFSVIGVHFKTPFFGKSEKELKKVAETLNIDLEIIDITEEFFPVLKNPPHGYGKNVNPCIDCKVLMLRKLKEIAGDGIIATGEVLGQRPMSQRGDSLKRIERIAGLKGRVFRPLSARLLPETVYEKEGIIKREYFLDIKGRSRKRYPEIIEKIGLNMENLPTPAGGCLLTEPSFAGKVKDLITHDQLTVKDAELLKIGRHFRIGKGKLVVGRNREENPRLKEIFEDGEILLYTESVPGPTGLLRWDSSDSTVEQAAMIVARYSDGKDSDKVSVIVKQNGKEKKMEVSPGIDVAPFRVN; encoded by the coding sequence ATGAAAAAAGCTTATTTGCTGTTTTCTGGAGGTCTCGATAGCATTATTGCAGCTAAACTTTTAAGGAATGCTGGATTTTCTGTCATAGGAGTTCATTTTAAAACACCGTTTTTTGGTAAAAGCGAAAAGGAGTTGAAAAAAGTTGCTGAAACTCTTAATATAGACCTTGAAATTATTGATATTACCGAAGAATTTTTCCCTGTTCTAAAGAACCCTCCTCACGGATACGGTAAGAATGTAAATCCTTGTATTGATTGTAAAGTACTTATGCTGAGAAAACTTAAAGAGATTGCTGGTGATGGGATTATCGCTACAGGAGAGGTTTTAGGCCAGAGACCTATGTCTCAAAGAGGCGATTCCTTAAAAAGAATAGAACGGATTGCAGGTCTTAAAGGAAGAGTTTTCAGACCCCTTTCAGCCAGGTTGCTTCCAGAGACAGTTTATGAAAAGGAAGGAATTATTAAAAGAGAGTATTTTCTTGATATTAAAGGTCGTTCAAGAAAACGTTATCCTGAGATAATAGAAAAGATAGGACTTAATATGGAGAATCTTCCAACGCCTGCAGGGGGGTGCCTTTTAACTGAACCTTCATTTGCTGGAAAGGTAAAAGATTTGATTACACATGACCAGCTAACTGTAAAAGATGCAGAGCTTTTAAAGATAGGAAGACATTTTCGTATAGGTAAAGGAAAGCTTGTTGTTGGAAGAAATAGGGAAGAGAACCCTAGATTAAAAGAGATATTTGAGGATGGAGAGATTTTATTATATACTGAAAGTGTACCAGGACCTACAGGTTTACTCAGGTGGGATAGTTCCGATTCAACTGTTGAGCAAGCTGCGATGATTGTTGCAAGATATTCTGACGGAAAGGACAGTGATAAAGTTTCTGTAATTGTTAAACAGAATGGGAAAGAGAAAAAGATGGAGGTTTCTCCAGGAATAGATGTTGCACCTTTCAGGGTAAATTGA
- a CDS encoding universal stress protein, translated as MPFFKKVLYSTDFSPLAGYAFDYVKKLKSAGMEEVVVVHVVNELTVALPEGADLLKEKEIVEVLDKADREYLLNVIERASVIKNELEKAGISVILKIVAGSNAAEMIVRIAEEENVNMIVIGAHGKGFLKELILGSVSLDVVRKSKCPVLLIKKGD; from the coding sequence ATGCCGTTTTTTAAAAAAGTTCTTTATTCTACCGATTTTTCGCCGCTTGCCGGGTATGCTTTTGATTATGTTAAAAAGTTAAAAAGTGCGGGAATGGAAGAAGTTGTAGTTGTTCATGTGGTCAATGAACTTACCGTTGCACTTCCTGAAGGTGCTGACCTTTTAAAAGAAAAGGAGATAGTTGAAGTTCTTGATAAGGCAGACCGGGAATACCTGTTGAATGTTATTGAAAGAGCGAGTGTTATTAAAAATGAGCTTGAAAAAGCAGGTATTTCTGTGATTCTTAAAATAGTTGCTGGCTCAAATGCTGCTGAAATGATAGTCAGGATTGCTGAAGAGGAAAATGTTAATATGATTGTTATAGGGGCTCACGGAAAAGGATTTCTGAAGGAGCTTATACTCGGAAGTGTTTCTCTTGATGTTGTAAGGAAATCTAAATGTCCTGTTTTGCTTATTAAAAAGGGAGACTGA